Proteins encoded together in one Penicillium digitatum chromosome 1, complete sequence window:
- a CDS encoding Aldo/keto reductase, translating to MRPSTPLSAALPPLIMGTATFNNQYNADPYALPTTELVQRALSRGIRAFDTSPYYGPAEELLGRALASETVQTNFPRETYHLLTKVGRIASSSFDYSPQWIRHSVRRSLQRLHTDYLDVVYCHDVEFVTAAEVVTAVRELRRLRDEEGVLRYVGISGYPVDTLSELAETVLRETGEPLDIVMSYANFTLQNTRLHSHALPRLIAAGVDVIPNASPLGMGLLRRDGVPIGSMGDFHPAPSALRSAIRSASDCASQHDEKLEVVAIRFALEAWLRVGARAGGHGAPLARAADADPGFLSVASVGTGRRLGVSVMGVSNIAELEETLRVWHSIVDGLENWNEDDDASYFDIELKPPGLSTSSLDISTGDIPTAANILTPQEDLITDRAWSHARGAHILQLAREIRGIIGTEWVDYAWASPSPDFVNSLSEEHIAAVQQIEAEERAGRKPSLSISDTVITEEPMPTPPSDVEKQLA from the coding sequence ATGCGCCCCTCCACCCCACTGTCCGCGGCCCTGCCGCCGCTGATAATGGGCACCGCAACCTTCAACAACCAATATAACGCCGACCCCTACGCCCTCCCAACAACAGAACTCGTCCAGCGCGCACTGTCGCGCGGCATCCGCGCCTTCGATACATCCCCCTACTACGGCCCCGCAGAAGAACTCCTCGGCCGCGCCCTCGCATCAGAAACCGTTCAAACCAACTTCCCACGGGAGACATACCACCTCCTCACCAAAGTCGGGCGCATAGCGAGCTCATCCTTCGACTACTCGCCACAATGGATCAGACACAGCGTCCGACGTAGCCTACAACGCCTACACACAGACTACCTGGACGTAGTGTACTGTCACGACGTGGAGTTCGTGACGGCGGCGGAAGTAGTCACGGCGGTGCGGGAGCTGCGTCGTCTCCGCGATGAAGAGGGCGTGCTACGCTACGTCGGTATTTCCGGTTACCCAGTCGACACGCTCAGCGAGTTGGCGGAGACGGTCCTTCGTGAGACGGGTGAGCCGCTAGATATTGTGATGTCGTATGCCAACTTCACTTTGCAGAATACCCGGCTGCACTCGCATGCCCTGCCTAGGCTGATTGCTGCTGGCGTTGATGTTATTCCTAATGCATCGCCCCTGGGGATGGGATTGCTTCGTCGTGACGGTGTGCCGATTGGCTCGATGGGCGATTTCCACCCCGCCCCCAGTGCCCTGCGCAGTGCTATTCGCAGTGCTTCAGATTGTGCTTCGCAGCATGACGAGAAACTTGAGGTTGTTGCAATTCGGTTTGCGCTAGAGGCGTGGCTGCGTGTTGGTGCTCGGGCTGGAGGTCATGGTGCGCCGCTTGCTCGTGCTGCGGACGCTGATCCTGGATTCTTGTCTGTGGCCAGTGTGGGTACGGGGAGGAGGCTCGGTGTTAGCGTTATGGGCGTTAGCAATATCGCGGAGCTGGAGGAGACTTTGCGCGTGTGGCACAGCATCGTCGATGGACTGGAGAATTGGAATGAGGATGACGACGCTTCTTATTTCGATATTGAGTTGAAACCACCTGGACTGTCGACTTCTAGCCTAGACATTTCGACGGGCGATATTCCCACGGCGGCGAATATCCTCACGCCCCAGGAGGATCTTATCACGGACCGTGCTTGGTCTCATGCACGCGGAGCTCATATCTTGCAGCTGGCGCGAGAGATTCGAGGGATAATAGGTACAGAATGGGTTGATTATGCCTGGGCCAGTCCGTCACCAGATTTTGTGAATTCATTGTCCGAGGAGCATATCGCCGCTGTGCAGCAGATCGAGGCCGAAGAGAGGGCAGGACGGAAGCCTTCTCTCTCCATATCTGATACTGTTATCACGGAGGAACCTATGCCGACACCGCCGTCAGATGTGGAAAAGCAGCTTGCATAG
- a CDS encoding Topoisomerase family protein TRF4, putative, whose protein sequence is MPMPPFAPFQFRGSSNYRDSRPNPRHEFTFRYQKPATSDRPLLSSKRESMPERLESDSKPGLKFAELSTLSDSEEAEMDMSDDSDTERPRKRRALALDGPQDTTSAPPAPKWSNPDPYTALPPPAEITNKRVDVVKLIRKARLDVAAKIDETDAVKQNSDFISLGMAIEPEAPQSKAPDNAPRGPKAHEVLDSAIASRKRTRDDEIKGYSRKTGKPASRFNYDGSVIDQWKPLSQETGTPWFEGTPTSLHVGTQLHNEILSFYHWAKPQEFEHIVRADLVNRLETAFQQRYHNVSIRAFGSFASGLYLPTADVDLVLLSHTFLRTGVRTFGERKGQIYAFSAFLKSTNLAVPNSIECIASARVPILKWVDKLTGLRVDLSFDNDSGLIANETFQKWKTEYPTMPVILAVIKQFLLIRGLNEVPTGGLGGFSITCLVTSILQHLPQGHMQPNLGTILLEFFNFYGKQLSYDKLAIRMDPPGYFNKGYYFGNPDRLTIEDPNNRDNDISGGTKEIGLIFRAFSNAHTALKNRMEYLALVQGSNKSILEPIIAANFDEYIEQRFQLRQVFMTEERFARYRESPPPPPPPGSPPANRASPPPPPPVDGALPPQPAPPAPPVGKLAKKPKAKSKGTKSEPEDISSDEARGPEAKSAKARKGETRRQLCQERAARLKRLRPDLKKLPNTLSLRQARRHGGYETDEQMNADLDTREQKLLASA, encoded by the exons ATGCCAATGCCTCCATTCGCCCCCTTCCAGTTCAGAGGAAGTTCTAACTATCGTGACTCGCGTCCTAATCCGCGCCATGAGTTCACGTTCCGGTACCAGAAACCAGCTACCTCGGACCGACCGTTGTTGTCCTCGAAGAGGGAAAGCATGCCCGAACGGCTTGAGAGCGACTCTAAGCCTGGACTCAAGTTCGCCGAACTTTCTACTTTGAGCGACAGCGAGGAGGCAGAAATGGACATGTCCGATGACTCCGACACTGAGCGACCCCGTAAGAGACGTGCGCTAGCTCTTGATGGGCCTCAAGACACTACTTCAGCCCCTCCTGCTCCCAAATGGTCAAACCCCGATCCGTACACCGCGCTACCTCCTCCGGCCGAGATTACAAACAAAAGAGTGGATGTTGTCAAGCTGATTCGCAAGGCGAGACTTGACGTTGCCGCAAAGATAGACGAGACGGATGCAGTCAAGCAAAACTCAGACTTCATTTCTCTTGGAATGGCAATCGAACCAGAGGCTCCTCAAAGCAAAGCTCCTGATAATGCCCCCAGAGGGCCAAAGGCGCATGAAGTTTTAGATTCAGCCATTGCGAGTCGAAAGCGAACCCGTGACGATGAGATCAAAGGATACTCCCGAAAAACCGGAAAGCCTGCCAGCAGGTTCAACTACGATGGTTCCGTTATCGATCAATGGAAACCACTTTCTCAAGAGACAGGCACACCTTGGTTCGAGGGCACCCCCACTTCCTTACACGTGGGAACCCA GCTACATAATGAGATTCTCAGCTTCTACCATTGGGCCAAGCCACAAGAATTCGAACACATTGTCCGCGCAGATCTTGTCAATCGATTGGAGACTGCATTCCAGCAAAGATACCATAACGTTTCAATTCGAGCCTTTGGTTCTTTTGCCTCGGGCCTCTATCTCCCCACAGCTGATGTTGATCTGGTGTTACTTTCTCACACATTTTTACGCACGGGAGTTCGAACGTTCGGAGAGAGGAAAGGCCAAATTTACGCGTTTTCGGCTTTTCTCAAGAGTACAAATCTTGCTGTTCCTAACTCGATCGAGTGCATTGCCTCCGCCCGTGTGCCGATTCTCAAGTGGGTAGACAAGCTGACTGGATTACGAGTGGATTTGTCTTTCGACAATGACAGTGGCTTGATCGCCAACGAGACATTCCAGAAATGGAAAACCGAGTATCCGACGATGCCTGTGATCCTGGCTGTGATTAAACAATTCTTGTTGATCCGCGGCCTTAATGAAGTCCCGACTGGTGGACTAGGAGGTTTCTCCATCACTTGCTTGGTCACAAGCATTCTCCAGCATTTGCCTCAGGGCCATATGCAGCCAAACCTAGGAACCATATTGCTCGAGTTTTTCAACTTCTATGGGAAGCAACTTTCTTACGATAAACTGGCAATTCGGATGGACCCTCCAGGCTATTTTAACAAG GGCTATTATTTCGGCAATCCCGATCGTCTCACGATTGAAGATCCCAATAATCGAGATAACGACATCTCAGGTGGCACGAAGGAAATTGGATTGATCTTCCGAGCTTTTTCTAATGCCCATACTGCCCTGAAGAATCGCATGGAATATCTTGCACTTGTGCAAGGATCGAACAAGAGCATCCTTGAACCTATCATTGCAGCGAATTTCGATGAATACATCGAACAACGCTTCCAGCTCCGTCAGGTGTTCATGACAGAAGAGAGATTTGCTCGTTACAGGGAGTCTCCGCCTCCGCCTCCGCCGCCGGGATCCCCTCCTGCTAATAGAGCCtcccctcctcctccccctcctgTCGACGGAGCTCTTCCCCCCCAGCCAGCGCCCCCGGCGCCACCGGTCGGCAAGCTTGCCAAAAAGCCCAAGGCAAAATCGAAGGGCACAAAATCGGAGCCAGAAGATATATCCTCTGATGAAGCGCGCGGACCCGAAGCTAAATCTGCGAAAGCTCGGAAAGGTGAGACAAGACGTCAGTTGTGTCAGGAGCGTGCTGCCAGACTCAAACGCCTGAGGCCCGACCTAAAGAAACTCCCTAATACCCTCAGCCTCCGCCAAGCTCGCCGCCATGGAGGTTACGAGACCGATGAGCAGATGAACGCAGACCTGGACACGAGAGAGCAGAAACTCCTCGCTTCGGCATAA